In a genomic window of Weissella tructae:
- a CDS encoding GTP pyrophosphokinase, which yields MENKEWELRLQPYEQTVDELKVKLRGMRTEFNLAGVQTPVEFVTGRVKSIPAITEKLDRRHITLDRLEQDMEDLAGVRIMTQFTDDIYKVVNLLRQRKDMTILEERDYVMNAKPSGYRSYHIVIEYPLQLITGERLVLAEIQIRTMQMNVWSTIEHEINYKYEGADPENMKEQLKKAADLSAEIDSIFAALHHAETAQQATE from the coding sequence ATGGAGAACAAAGAATGGGAACTCCGTCTCCAACCGTACGAACAAACGGTGGATGAACTAAAGGTGAAATTGCGCGGTATGCGTACTGAATTTAATTTAGCTGGTGTACAAACACCCGTTGAATTTGTGACTGGGCGTGTTAAGTCAATTCCAGCCATTACGGAAAAGTTAGATCGACGTCATATTACATTGGACCGTCTAGAACAAGATATGGAAGACCTAGCAGGTGTCCGTATCATGACGCAATTTACAGATGATATCTATAAAGTTGTGAATCTATTACGTCAACGTAAAGATATGACTATTTTAGAAGAACGTGACTATGTCATGAACGCTAAGCCTTCAGGATATCGTTCATATCACATTGTGATTGAGTATCCTTTGCAACTGATTACGGGTGAACGCCTAGTGTTGGCCGAAATCCAGATTCGTACGATGCAAATGAATGTTTGGAGTACAATTGAACACGAAATTAACTACAAGTATGAAGGTGCTGATCCTGAAAATATGAAGGAACAATTGAAGAAGGCAGCTGATTTATCTGCTGAGATTGATTCTATTTTTGCGGCATTACATCATGCAGAAACTGCCCAACAGGCAACGGAGTAG
- a CDS encoding NAD kinase, with protein MKLSIFSNSTPKSKDAEATLRATIAQYTECGIVYDEQNPDIVIVIGGDGTQLSAFHHYESQLEHVRFVGIHTGHLGFYADWQVFEIEDLVKSLVHDPGTEVTYPLLNVTVHNAAGEEQTWLSLNEATIKYNFGTLAADVYLNDGFFESFRGDGLLVSTPTGSTAYNKAIGGAVIHPTLEAMQLTEIASANNRVYRTLGAPIVLSHEDKVRIVVDPQTTEPVISVDNVQIPMTDVEWIESHVATQKIRFVEYRHMNFWQRLQTSFIGSEEN; from the coding sequence ATGAAATTGTCGATTTTTAGTAATAGTACCCCAAAATCTAAGGACGCAGAGGCAACTTTGCGCGCTACAATTGCGCAATACACAGAATGTGGCATTGTTTATGATGAACAAAATCCTGACATTGTGATTGTAATTGGTGGTGACGGAACACAATTATCGGCCTTTCATCACTATGAATCACAATTGGAACATGTGCGATTTGTTGGGATACATACCGGACATTTAGGCTTTTATGCCGACTGGCAAGTCTTTGAAATTGAAGACTTAGTAAAGAGCCTGGTCCATGACCCTGGAACTGAAGTAACGTATCCTTTGTTGAACGTGACTGTGCATAATGCAGCAGGTGAAGAACAAACATGGCTATCCTTGAACGAAGCGACGATCAAATATAATTTTGGGACGCTAGCAGCGGACGTTTATTTAAATGATGGTTTTTTTGAAAGCTTCCGTGGAGATGGTCTACTAGTCTCAACACCAACTGGTTCAACTGCCTATAACAAGGCAATTGGAGGGGCCGTGATTCACCCAACCTTAGAAGCAATGCAATTAACTGAAATTGCGTCTGCTAATAATCGGGTTTATCGTACCCTGGGGGCACCAATCGTCCTAAGTCATGAAGACAAGGTACGTATTGTGGTTGACCCACAAACAACAGAACCAGTTATTAGTGTGGACAATGTTCAAATTCCAATGACTGATGTGGAATGGATTGAGTCTCACGTTGCAACACAAAAAATACGTTTCGTAGAATACCGCCATATGAACTTTTGGCAAAGATTACAAACTAGCTTTATTGGCTCGGAGGAAAATTAG
- a CDS encoding RluA family pseudouridine synthase → MASFEWTNTGDEALKIKTFLAHQGVSHRMFSLIKRGGGAVLLNGKQVRTVDEVQPGETVKIKLPPEESNDVVAMSDLPLNILYEDDNWLLVDKIAGITSVPGKADRETTMVNRVKGYLARSGSTDLVPHVVTRLDRFTSGVALLAKHRFAHGLLDKQLQEHSVNKRYYALVDGVLPDDHGIIEGPIGRVDGDFIRREVRPDGRESTTEYWVKARMENQTLVEVQLHTGRTHQIRVHFRHIGHPLVGDEIYGGPMDRGIERQALHAFSLTYYDPFDQVERNVKSPVPADMQEVLGEHAALIK, encoded by the coding sequence GTGGCGAGTTTTGAATGGACAAATACCGGGGATGAAGCCCTGAAGATTAAGACGTTTTTGGCACATCAAGGTGTCTCACACCGTATGTTTTCATTGATTAAGCGTGGCGGTGGTGCTGTGCTACTAAATGGCAAGCAAGTACGTACCGTTGATGAAGTACAACCTGGTGAAACAGTAAAGATTAAATTACCACCAGAAGAATCAAACGATGTGGTTGCGATGTCAGACTTACCATTAAACATCTTGTATGAAGATGATAACTGGCTATTGGTTGATAAAATTGCAGGTATTACATCAGTACCTGGTAAAGCAGACCGTGAAACAACGATGGTTAATCGTGTAAAGGGATACCTTGCTCGTAGTGGGTCAACAGATTTGGTACCACACGTTGTGACGCGTTTAGATCGTTTTACGTCAGGGGTTGCCTTGTTAGCAAAGCATCGTTTTGCGCACGGATTGTTGGATAAGCAATTACAAGAACATTCTGTGAATAAGCGTTACTATGCATTGGTTGATGGTGTTCTACCAGATGATCATGGCATTATTGAAGGACCTATTGGTCGTGTTGATGGTGACTTCATTCGTCGTGAAGTTCGTCCAGACGGTCGTGAATCAACGACTGAATACTGGGTGAAGGCACGTATGGAGAATCAAACATTAGTTGAAGTGCAATTACACACCGGTCGTACACACCAAATTCGTGTACACTTCCGTCACATTGGGCACCCGCTAGTTGGGGATGAAATCTATGGTGGACCAATGGACCGTGGTATTGAACGTCAAGCGTTGCATGCATTCTCATTAACGTACTATGATCCTTTTGATCAAGTGGAACGTAATGTGAAGAGCCCAGTGCCAGCAGATATGCAAGAAGTTTTGGGTGAACATGCAGCATTGATTAAGTAG